In Molothrus aeneus isolate 106 chromosome 3, BPBGC_Maene_1.0, whole genome shotgun sequence, a single genomic region encodes these proteins:
- the GDF7 gene encoding growth/differentiation factor 7, with the protein MRLCAAAAALCLCLLGACRLRRGLEAAAVRGPSAAAPQRPSAAAPSSASSSSAAAASPFSSPPRRDGALRNGTVVPHHYMVALYQRLAARRAPGRRADTVTGFAERARSDASPSASEQRYLFDISSLPEAEEVTGAELRILRSVPENRSLALSPEGSFHHLLLATCPARDGEEPRLLDSRAADILDAGSSRWEVFDVREALRDQRESSPPGELLCFQLRVVSDGSGQPLPPRQLGFGKPRPQPHERALLVAFSRTQRKENLFKEIRDKIKALGSPPFLEPPDPGQEVFLRRRKRRTTIAARSGGRGHGKKAKTRCSRKPLHVNFKELGWDDWIIAPLDYEAYHCEGVCDFPLRSHLEPTNHAIIQTLMNSMDPESTPPSCCVPSKLSPISILYIDSGNNVVYKQYEDMVVETCGCR; encoded by the exons ATGCGCCTctgcgccgccgccgccgccctctgcctctgcctgctgggcGCCTGCCGCCTTCGCCGCGGGCTGGAGGCCGCCGCCGTGCGCGGCCCGTCAGCGGCCGCTCCCCAGCGACCCTCGGCAGCCGCGCCTtcctccgcctcctcctcctccgccgccgccgcctcccccttctcctccccgCCGCGGAGGGACGGGGCTCTCCGCAACGGCACGGTGGTGCCGCATCATTACATGGTGGCCCTGTACCAGCGCCTGgccgcccgccgcgcccccgGCCGCCGCGCCGACACCGTGACGGGCTTCGCGGAGCGGGCGCGCAGCG ATGCCTCCCCGTCGGCCTCGGAGCAGCGGTACCTCTTTGACATCTCCAgcctgcctgaggcagaggaggtGACGGGCGCGGAGCTGCGGATCCTGCGCTCCGTGCCCGAGAACCGGagcctggccctgtcccccGAGGGCTCCTTCCACCACCTCCTGCTCGCCACCTGCCCCGCCCGGGACGGCGAGGAGCCCCGGCTGCTGGACTCCCGCGCCGCGGACATTCTGGACGCGGGCTCCTCCAGATGGGAGGTGTTTGATGTCCGGGAGGCCTTGCGGGATCAGAGGGAGAGCTCGCCCCCgggggagctgctgtgcttccagctGCGGGTGGTGTCGGATGGCTCGGGGCAGCCGCTGCCCCCCCGGCAGCTGGGCTTCGGCAAGCCCCGGCCGCAGCCCCACGAGCGAGCCCTGCTCGTGGCCTTCTCCCGCACCCAGAGGAAGGAGAACCTCTTCAAGGAGATCCGGGATAAGATCaaggccctgggcagccccccctTCCTGGAGCCCCCCGATCCCGGGCAGGAGGTGTTCCTCAGGCGCAGGAAGAGGAGGACCACCATTGCGGCCCGCTCTGGGGGCAGAGGCCACGGCAAGAAGGCGAAGACGCGCTGCAGCAGGAAGCCCCTGCACGTGAACTtcaaggagctgggctgggatgacTGGATAATCGCCCCCCTGGATTACGAGGCCTATCACTGCGAGGGGGTCTGCGACTTCCCGCTGCGCTCCCACCTGGAGCCCACCAACCACGCCATCATCCAGACCCTGATGAACTCCATGGACCCCGAGTCCACCCCCCCCAGCTGCTGCGTGCCCTCCAAGCTCAGCCCCATCAGCATCCTCTACATTGACTCTGGGAACAACGTGGTTTACAAACAGTATGAGGACATGGTCGTGGAGACGTGTGGCTGCAGGTAG